One genomic window of Mesoplodon densirostris isolate mMesDen1 chromosome 14, mMesDen1 primary haplotype, whole genome shotgun sequence includes the following:
- the LOC132501262 gene encoding sodium-dependent multivitamin transporter, whose protein sequence is MSVAVSTSAPLPTAPDTHMVTSTFSLVDYVVFVLLLVLSLAIGLYHAYRGWGRHTIGQLLLADRKMGCFPVALSLLATFQSAVAILGVPSEIYRFGTQYWFLGCSYFLGLLIPAHIFIPIFYRLHLTSAYEYLELRFNKAVRVCGTVTFIFQMVIYMGVVLYAPSLALNAVTGFDLWLSVLTLGIVCTVYTALGGLKAVIWTDVFQTLVMFLGQLVVIIVGSAKVGGLGHVWDVASQHGLISGIELDPDPFVRHTFWTLAFGGVFMMLSLYGVNQAQVQRYLSSRTEKAAVLSCYAVFPCQQVVLCMGCLIGLVMFAYYQEYPMSTQQTQAAPDQFVLYFVMDLLRGLPGLPGLFVACLFSGSLSTISSAFNSLATVTMEDLIRPWFPHFSEVRATMLSRIIAFGYGLLCLGMAYISSQMGPVLQAAISIFGMVGGPLLGLFCLGMFFPCANPPGAIVGLLAGLIMAFWIGIGSIVTSVGSARAPTPSNGSSFSLPGNLTAVTVAALVPSTTISKPTGLQRLYSLSYLWYSAHNSTTVIVVGLAVSLLSGGMRGRTLNPRTIYPVLPNLVALLPMSCQKRLHCKTPSQDLSVDTAVFPEKVSNGMLRGSRDKEAMDVPEDGPAHQGISPTFILQETSL, encoded by the exons ATGAGTGTGGCGGTGAGCACCTCCGcgcccctccccacagccccagACACCCACATGGTCACATCCACCTTCTCCCTGGTGGACTATGTGGTCTTTGTCCTGCTGCTGGTTCTCTCCCTTGCCATTGGGCTCTACCATGCCTATCGTGGCTGGGGGCGACATACCATCGGCCAGCTGCTGTTGGCGGACCGCAAAATGGGCTGCTTTCCTGTGGCGCTGTCCTTGCTGGCCACCTTCCAGTCAGCCGTGGCCATCCTGGGCGTGCCGTCCGAGATCTACCGATTTGGGACCCAGTATTGGTTCCTGGGTTGCTCctatttcctggggctgctgatCCCAGCACACATCTTCATCCCAATCTTCTACCGCCTGCATCTCACCAGTGCCTACGAG TACCTGGAGCTCCGGTTCAATAAAGCTGTGCGGGTTTGTGGGACCGTGACCTTCATCTTTCAGATG GTAATCTACATGGGAGTTGTCCTCTATGCACCATCACTGGCCCTCAATGCAG TGACTGGCTTTGATCTCTGGCTGTCAGTGCTGACCCTAGGCATTGTCTGTACCGTCTACACTGCTCTG GGTGGACTGAAGGCAGTCATCTGGACAGATGTGTTCCAGACACTGGTTATGTTCCTAGGGCAGCTGGTGGTTATCATTGTGGGGTCGGCCAAGGTGGGCGGTTTGGGGCACGTGTGGGATGTGGCTTCCCAGCATGGCCTTATCTCTGGAATCGA GCTGGATCCGGACCCTTTTGTGCGGCACACCTTCTGGACGCTGGCCTTCGGGGGTGTCTTCATGATGCTCTCCTTGTATGGAGTGAACCAGGCTCAGGTGCAGCGCTACCTCAGTTCCCGCACAGAGAAGGCTGCGGTGCT CTCCTGCTACGCCGTCTTCCCTTGCCAGCAGGTGGTCCTCTGCATGGGTTGCCTCATTGGCCTGGTCATGTTCGCCTACTACCAGGAGTATCCCATGAGCACCCAGCAGACTCAAGCAGCCCCTGACCAG TTTGTCCTGTACTTTGTGATGGATCTCCTGAGAGGCCTGCCAGGCCTGCCTGGGCTCTTTGTTGCCTGCCTCTTCAGTGGCTCCCTAAG cacCATATCCTCTGCTTTTAATTCACTGGCAACTGTTACAATGGAAGACTTGATTCGACCCTGGTTCCCTCATTTCTCTGAAGTCCGGGCCACCATGCTTTCCAGAATCATCG cCTTTGGCTATGGGCTACTTTGTCTGGGAATGGCCTATATTTCCTCCCAGATGGGACCTGTGCTTCAG GCAGCAATCAGCATCTTTGGTATGGTTGGGGGCCCGCTCCTCGGACTCTTCTGCCTTGGGATGTTCTTTCCTTGCGCCAATCCTCCT GGTGCCATCGTGGGCCTGTTGGCTGGACTGATCATGGCCTTCTGGATCGGCATTGGGAGCATAGTGACCAGCGTGGGCTCTGCCAGAGCGCCCACTCCCTCCAATGGGTCCAGCTTTTCCCTGCCCGGCAATCTGACTGCTGTCACCGTGGCCGCACTGGTGCCCTCGACTACTATCTCCAA ACCCACAGGGCTACAGCGGCTCTATTCCCTGTCGTATTTATGGTACAGCGCTCACAACTCCACCACGGTCATTGTGGTGGGCCTGGCTGTCAGTCTGCTCAGTG GCGGAATGCGGGGCCGGACCCTGAACCCTCGGACCATTTACCCAGTGTTGCCGAACCTCGTTGCCCTCCTGCCCATGTCCTGTCAGAAGCGGCTTCACTGCAAAACCCCCAGCCAG GATCTCTCTGTGGACACTGCTGTGTTTCCGGAGAAGGTGAGCAATGGGATGCTGAGGGGCAGCAGAGACAAGGAGGCCATGGATGTGCCTGAGGACGGCCCAGCCCACCAGGGGATCAGCCCCACCTTCATCCTtcaggagacctcactctga
- the ATRAID gene encoding all-trans retinoic acid-induced differentiation factor isoform X2 yields the protein MSREGQRERKMAPRGLYSPLSVVPWAAALLLVLSVERALALPEICIQCPGSVQNLSEVALYCNQTPELMLHARCCLDWKGTILGLDLQNCSLKDPGPYFPQAHTAVIIDLQANSLQGDLTNTFRGFTQLQTLQTCREQRNLCNSTGDTEMCPENGSCAPDGPGLLQCVCAEGFHGYKCMRQGSFSLLMFFGILGSTTLSISTLLWGTQRRKAKAS from the exons ATGAGCCGAGAAGGACAGAGGGAGCGGAAAATGGCTCCTCGGGGGCTCTACAGTCCTTTGAGCGTGGTGCCCTGGGCTGCAGCCCTACTCCTCGTTCTGAGCGTGGAAAGGGCTTTGGCGCTACCCGAG aTATGCATCCAGTGTCCAGGGAGTGTGCAAAATTTGTCAGAAGTGGCTCTTTATTGCAACCAGACACCAGAGCTAATGCTGCACGCACGCTGCTGCCTGGATTGGAAGGGCACCATCCTGGG GCTGGATCTCCAGAACTGCTCTCTGAAGGACCCTGGTCCATACTTTCCTCAGGCACATACTGCTGTCATCAT AGACCTGCAGGCAAACTCCCTCCAGGGTGACTTGACCAACACCTTCCGTGGCTTTACCCAGCTCCAGACTCT CCAGACCTGCCGAGAACAAAGGAACCTTTGCAACAGCACTGGGGACACAG AAATGTGTCCTGAGAATGGATCTTGTGCACCTGATGGTCCAGGTCTCTTGCAGTGTGTTTGTGCTGAAGGCTTCCATGGCTACAAGTGTATGCGCCAG GGCTCCTTCTCACTGCTCATGTTCTTTGGTATTCTGGGATCCACCACATTATCCATCTCCACCCTCCTTTGGGGGACTCAACGCCGAAAAGCCAAGGCTTCATGA
- the ATRAID gene encoding all-trans retinoic acid-induced differentiation factor isoform X1 → MSREGQRERKMAPRGLYSPLSVVPWAAALLLVLSVERALALPEICIQCPGSVQNLSEVALYCNQTPELMLHARCCLDWKGTILGLDLQNCSLKDPGPYFPQAHTAVIIDLQANSLQGDLTNTFRGFTQLQTLILPQDVNCPGGINAWDTVTFYINSQTCREQRNLCNSTGDTEMCPENGSCAPDGPGLLQCVCAEGFHGYKCMRQGSFSLLMFFGILGSTTLSISTLLWGTQRRKAKAS, encoded by the exons ATGAGCCGAGAAGGACAGAGGGAGCGGAAAATGGCTCCTCGGGGGCTCTACAGTCCTTTGAGCGTGGTGCCCTGGGCTGCAGCCCTACTCCTCGTTCTGAGCGTGGAAAGGGCTTTGGCGCTACCCGAG aTATGCATCCAGTGTCCAGGGAGTGTGCAAAATTTGTCAGAAGTGGCTCTTTATTGCAACCAGACACCAGAGCTAATGCTGCACGCACGCTGCTGCCTGGATTGGAAGGGCACCATCCTGGG GCTGGATCTCCAGAACTGCTCTCTGAAGGACCCTGGTCCATACTTTCCTCAGGCACATACTGCTGTCATCAT AGACCTGCAGGCAAACTCCCTCCAGGGTGACTTGACCAACACCTTCCGTGGCTTTACCCAGCTCCAGACTCT GATACTGCCACAAGATGTCAACTGTCCTGGAGGTATTAATGCTTGGGATACTGTCACTTTTTATATAAACAGCCAGACCTGCCGAGAACAAAGGAACCTTTGCAACAGCACTGGGGACACAG AAATGTGTCCTGAGAATGGATCTTGTGCACCTGATGGTCCAGGTCTCTTGCAGTGTGTTTGTGCTGAAGGCTTCCATGGCTACAAGTGTATGCGCCAG GGCTCCTTCTCACTGCTCATGTTCTTTGGTATTCTGGGATCCACCACATTATCCATCTCCACCCTCCTTTGGGGGACTCAACGCCGAAAAGCCAAGGCTTCATGA